The following DNA comes from Bradyrhizobium sp. SK17.
CTGGCGCTGCCGGCCGGCGTGCGGGCGCTCTACCATGCCTCGGCCTATTACGTCGGCCCGTTCCTGATCGCGCTGCTCAAGGAGGGCGTCGAACTCTGGAAGAGTTTTGGCGCCAGCGAAGCCGATGCGCTGCGTGCCATGATGCCGCTGTTGCGAGGCACGGTCGCGGCCGTGCTCGACGGCGGACTGGCCAACGGCATGGGCGGCTGCGTGGCGCGCGGCGACGTTGGCACGATCGTCAAGCACCTCGCGGCATTGGACGGCCGCTTTCCGTCCTCGGGCGCGCTGTACCGCGAACTGGCGCTGCGTAACGTCCCGCTCGGGATCGAACGCGGCACGCTCAGCGCGCCGCGCGCAGCGGAGATCGAGAAATTGCTGCTGCGATCCGCTGACAGCCGCGTTCCGGCATAATGAAAACAAAAGGCCCGGTCGCATCGCGATCGGGCCCTTGTCCTTGATGTCCTGACGGCGCGGCCTATGCGGCGGTCGATGCCTTCTGGGCTGCCGCGGCCTTCTTCTGCTCGGCGGCGATCGCCTCGTCGCGGCGGATCTCCGAAAGCTTCTTCTGCACCTGCTGCGAGAAGATGTACTGGGCCGGCCGCTGCTTCGACATGTCGATCTCCGGCGCCATCGGGCCCGTCGTCTTGATGCCGCGCAGCGCGACCCACATCGCCTTCAGCGGATTGTTGATCGCAGCGGTCGCCGCGGTCGGCTCGTAGCCGCAATGGGCCATACAGTCGGCGCACTTCTCGTACTTGCCGGTGCCGTAGGTTTCCCAATCGGTGGTGTCCATCAGCTCCTTGAAGGTCTTGGCGTAGCCTTCACCGAGCAGATAGCACGGCTTCTGCCAGCCGAAGATGTTGCGCGCCGGCATGCCCCACGGCGTGCACTCGTATTCCTGGTTGCCGGCGAGGAAGTCCAAGAAGAGTCCGGAATGCATGAAATTCCACTTCTTGCCCTTGCCGAGCGCAAAGACGTCGCGGAACAGCTTCTTGGTCTTGGTGCGGTTGAGGAAGTGCTCCTGGTCGGGCGCACGCTCATAGGCATAACCGGGCGACATCGAGACGCCGACGCCGAGCTCGGTGGTGAAGTCGAGAAACTTCGCGATCTCCTCGGCCGGGTGGCCGTCGAAGATGGTGGCGTTGACGTTGACGGTGAAGCCGCGGGCCTTGGCCGCCTTGATCGCAGAGACGGCGCGATCGAACACGCCCTTCTGCGAAACCGCCTTGTCGTGATGGTCCTTCAGGCCGTCGAGATGCACCGAGAAGAACAGATAGGGCGACGGCTCGAACAGATCGAGCTTCTTCTCGAGCAGCAGCGCATTGGTACACAGCGAGACGAACTTCTTGCGCGCCACGAGGCCGCGCACGATCTCACCGATCTCCTTGTGGATCAGCGGCTCGCCGCCGGGGATCGCCACCATCGGCGCGCCGCACTCATCGGCCGCGTCCCAGCACTCCTGCGCGCTCATGCGGCGGTTGAGGATCGCATCGGGATAATCGATCTTGCCGCAACCGACGCAGGCGAGGTTGCAACGGAACAGCGGTTCGAGCATCAGCACGAGCGGATAGCGTTTGCGGCCAAGCAGTTTTTGCTTGATCAGATAACCGCCGATACGCATTTCCTTGAAGAACGGTATAGCCATTAGACGATTTTCTTTCTGCACTTATCAAAGGGAAGTGGGTTCAGATCAGCCCGCAGTCAGTTCGGCTGGCAGCCGGAATTCGATATTCTCTTCTCGGCCCGGCACGACCGAGACCGAAACCGGTCCGATCCGCCGCAGAGCCTCGATCACATCGTCGACCAGAACTTCAGGCGCCGACGCGCCCGCAGTGATGCCGACGGCCTTCGCATCCTTCAGCCAGTCCGGGTTGAGTTCGCTCCCATCGGCAATCAGGTAACTCGCGACACCGACCTCGGTGCCGATTTCACGAAGCCTGTTCGAGTTGGAACTATTGGCGGCCCCCACCACCAAAATGACGTCCACCAGCTTGCTCAGGTCCCTTACCGCAGATTGGCGGTTCTGTGTCGCATAGCAGATATCCCTGATGTCCGGGCCTTGAATATCTGTAAATCTGGCCTGAAGCGCCGCGATTATGTCCTTGGTGTCGTCCACAGACAACGTGGTCTGGGTGATATAGGCGACCGGGGTGTCGACCGGCAGCCGCAATTCCGCCACATCCTCGACGCCCTGGACCAGCAGAACCGGCCCCGGAACCTGTCCCATGGTTCCTTCGACCTCGGGATGGCCGGCATGCCCGATCAGGATCAGGGCGCGGCCCTTCGAGATATAGCGTTTGCCCTGATTGTGGACCTTGGTGACGAGCGGGCAGGTGGCATTGAGCACGGGCAGGTCGCGTGCCGCAGCCTCCTCCTCGACGCTTCGCGCGACGCCATGGGCGCTGAACACGGTCACGGCCTTGGCCGGCACTTCCGACAAATCCTCGACGAAGATCGCGCCCTTCTTCTTCAGGCTCTCGACCACGTATTTGTTGTGTACGATCTCATGGCGGACATAGACAGGCGGGCCATACTTCGCGAGCGCGCGTTCGACGATTTCGATCGCGCGCACAACGCCCGCGCAAAAGCCGCGCGGCTGAGCAAGGAAAACTTCCATAGGACGTCCGTTACGCAAATTGCACCAGCCTCGTTCAATGTCCTGCCGCCGTTCGGCAACGCACTTCGCCCGGTCGGGCCTTGCAACATCGGTTGCAATGTCCGCACCATCCCAGGTCCTGCAGGTGATCCGCGTCCCCAAGGGCATGGAAATACAGGGTTTTGTGGCAAAAAGGTAGCGCCTAGAAAGGCTCTACGGTTTGCGGGGAGAGACGTTTGAGGTAATATAGTATATCACGAGGGGCCCTGCGACCCTAAGTCCCCTCACTTGTTCGTCACTTTATCGCCCACTCATGCGGTCTATACCGGCGTTCGTGGCCGTATCCTGTCGTTTGGAACCTCCTCGCCAGCCCGTCGAGGAAGATAACCAAAACAACATTAGATCGGTCCCGGGAACTCCGCTACAGAGCGGGCGTTTTCGGCCATGCTTCCCCGAGATTAGAAAGAAACGAAGTGCTGACAAATATTGTCGTCTCCGTTGTTAGGACGTGTACGCGTTTTGCCCTTCCGGTTGTCATTTTCTCCGTGCTGCTGTCGATCGGGGCCGCCTTCTATACGGCCCGCAACTTCTCGATCAACACCGACATCAACAAGCTGATCTCGCCGGATCTGGATTGGCGCAAGCGCGATAACCAGTTCGAGGAGGCATTCGACCGCGAGCGGCTGATCCTGGCCGTGGTCGAAGCGGCGACACCCGAGCTCGCAAGTTCGGCGGCCAAGGCACTCACCGCGAAGCTGCAGGCTGACAAGAAGAACTTCGAGGCGATCACCGCGCTCGGCTCCGGCGAGTTCTTCGAGCGGAACGGTTTGCTGTTCCTGCCGACCGAAGAGGTCGGCAAGATCACGGCGCAGCTCGAATCGGCCGCGCCGCTGGTCGAGATCATGGCGGGCGATCCCTCGATTCGCGGATTGACCGGCGCGCTCGAGACCGGTCTCGCCGGCGTCAAGCGCGGTCAGGTCAAGCTCGACAACGCCGTGCAGCCGTTCAACCTGATTTCCGAGACCGTCGAGACGGTTCTGGCCAAGGGCGATGCAACCTTCTCCTGGCGCGAGCTGACGAGTGACAAGCCGCTGACCGATTCGGACAAGCGCGCCTTCATCGAGGTCAAGCCGATCATCGACTATTCGGCGCTGGAGCCGGGCAAGTCTGCCACCGATGCGATCCGGCAGGCCGCCGTCGATCTGAAATTCCCGACCGAGTATCACGCTCGCGTGCGCCTGACCGGGCCGGTGCCGATCGCCAACGAGGAATATGCCACCGTGCAGGACGGCGCGATCGCCAACGGCATCGGCACCGTGGTGATCGTGCTGATCATCCTCTGGCTCGCGCTGCATTCCGGCAAGATCATCTTCGCCGTGTTCGTGAACCTGTTCATCGGGCTTGCCCTCACCACGGCGGTTGGCCTGATGATGGTCGGCTCGCTGAACCTGCTCTCGATCGCCTTTGCGGTGCTGTTCATCGGCCTCGGCGTCGACTTCGGCATCCAGTTCAGCGTCCGCTACCGATCCGAGCGGTTCAAGAACGACAATCTGACGCTGGCGCTGGAGAACGCGGCGCGCCGCTCGGCCGTGCCGCTGTCGCTTGCCGCGATGGCGACCGCCGCCGGCTTCCTTTGCTTCCTGCCGACCGATTACAAGGGCATTTCCGAGCTCGGCAAGATCGCCGGTGCCGGCATGCTGATCGCGTTCATCACCAGCATCACGGTGCTGCCGGCGCTGCTCGATTTGCTCAATCCGCCCGGCGAGAAGGAGCCGGTCGGCTACGCCTTCCTTGCGCCGGTCGACCACTTCCTCGAAAAGCATCGCGTCCCGATCATTGTCGGCACGCTGCTGGTCACGGTCGCGGGCCTGCCGCTGCTCCACTACATGAAGTTCGACTTCAACCCGATCAATCTGCGCAACAAGCATGCGGAATCGATCGCAACCTTCCTCGACCTGAGGAAGGACCCGAACACCGGCGCCAACGCCATCGACGTGATGACGCGATCGGAAGAGGACGCCAAGAAGATCGAGGCCAAGCTCGAGAAGCTGCCGGAAGTCGCGCGCGTGATGTCGCTCGGCAGCTTCGTGCCTGACGACCAGCCGGCCAAGCTGAAGCTGATCGCGCAGGCGGCCAAGACGCTCGGCCCCGCGCTCAACCCGGACTCGGTGGATCCGGCGCCGTCGGATCAGGAGAACGTCGAGTCGTTGAAGAGTTCGGTCGACAATTTGCGCAGGACCGCAGGCGACGACAAGGGCCCGGGCGCGATTGCCGCGCGAAGGCTCGCCGATGCCCTGCAGAAGCTCGCCGATTCGACCCAGGCGACCCGCGACAAGGCGCAGGACGTCTTCGTTGCGCCGATGAAGATCGTGTTCAATCAGCTCAGGAACACGTTGCAGGCGCAGACCGTCACGTTGCAGAACCTGCCGCCGGAACTGGTCGCGAGCTGGAAGACCAAGGACGGCCTGATGCGTGTCGAGGCGGAGCCGAAGGGCGACCCGAACGACAACGACAATCTGCGCCGCTTTGCCGACGCCGTGCTTGCCGCCGAGCCGACCGCGATCGGCGGCCCGGTCTCGATCCTGAAATCGGGCGATGTCATCGTCAACGCGTTCATCCACGCCGGCATTCTGGCGCTGGTCACGATCAGCCTGCTGTTGTGGCTCACGCTGCGCCGCATCGTCGACGTGCTGATGACGCTGGTACCGCTGCTGGTGGCCGGCATCGTCACGCTGGAGATCTGCGTGCTGATCAGGCTGCCGCTCAACTTCGCCAACATCGTCGCGTTGCCGCTGCTGCTCGGCGTCGGCGTGGCGTTCAAGATCTACTATGTCACGGCGTGGCGCCAGGGCAGGACGAACCTGCTGCAGTCAAGCCTGACGCGTGCGATCTTTTTCAGTGCGCTGACCACGGCGACCGCGTTCGGCAGCCTGTGGCTGTCGAGCCATCCCGGCACCGCGAGCATGGGCAAGCTGCTCGCGCTCTCGCTCGTCACCACGCTCGCGGCGGTGCTGCTGTTCCAGCCGGCGCTGATGGGCAAGCCGCGTGAGGCCATCAAGGAAGAGGATATCGCCAACGACGTCACCTGACGCGCTGGCGATTCGCTTTCGATTTCGGTTTGGCTCCGGGGGCAGCGGCCTCCGGAGTGGCCGGCCGGCTCCCGCTAGAGCATTTTCGAGCGAAGTGGAGACCGGTTCGCGTGAAGAAAACGCATCAAGGCGAGAAACTTAGAGCCCCGTTCCGATCCCATCGGAACGGCAAAGGCTCTAATGCGTCGGTCGCGCGATATCCGGCAGCAGGCAGATATCACCGATGGTGTCCACCGACGCATTGGCGGCGCCCGGCGCGTTGGCCGCCTGCTTCTGACCCGGCTTGATGGCGGCAGCGGGCGGGACGGCGCCGGTGGTTTTTTGGGCCTGCGACGGCGCCGATTTGGGCGCGGCTCCCTTTGGCGCCGTGCCGGCCGCGGCCGGGTTGCCGGCGACGCTCATCGGGATCGGCGGACCGACGCGGGTCCAGGTCTCGCCGCCGCACAGGAAGCCCAGCACGCAACCCTGGATCTCGAGCTGATCAGTGCCGACCGGCTTGATGGTCGAGCTGTAGAGCTGGCCGTCTTTGGCGTTGTAGACCTGACCTTCCCACGCATCGGCACCGGCCTTCTTCTTCATGTCGATCAGGATCGGCATGCCGAGGGTGGGCCTGCTTTGCTTGGCCGGATCAGGATTGTTCTTATCCTTGCCGCCGGGGGTTTTTTCCCAGGACACCGCACCCCACATGTTGCCATTGCACTGGGCGACACGGATGGTGGCGACACCGTCCGCGACCTTCCAGTCGCCGGTGGGGTCCGCTGCAAGCGCCGGTGATACTACGGTGGCCAAAAATAAACCTGAAAAGGCTATTGTACGTGCGAATGTTCTTGGGCAGTGCAACATGGTCCAAACCTGTGCTTAACTTGACGATCCGAGCGGGGGTCAAAACGCCGCTATCGAGCGTTTTAAGTTGACGAGATGGCCATCAACCGACGTATGTAACGAATGGTAAGTTCCAATTTAGACGTTTCCGAGATTTTTGTGGAGCGCGAGGGGCAGCGTGGTGCCATGCACACGCGTCACCTCAACGAGCAGCTCGTTCGCGTTCTCAAGACCATCGGCTACGACGTCGGCTTCCAGAAGGGGCAAGGCCAATACCTCTTCGATCGTCAGGGGGCTCGTTACCTTGACCTATTGAGCGGATTTGGCGTTTTTGCGATTGGCCGCAATCATCCGGCCCTGCGCGAGGCGCTGAAGAGCGTGCTCGACGCCGATCTGCCGAATCTGGTGCAGCTTGACGTCTCCACGCTTGCGGGTGTGCTCGCGGAACGCCTGCTGGAACATGTTCCATACCTGGACAAGGTGTTTTTCGCCAATTCCGGCGCCGAAACCGTCGAGGCCGCGATCAAGTTCGCGCGCGGCGCCACCGGCCGTCCTGGCATCGTTTATTGCGGGCATTCGTTCCACGGCCTGTCCTACGGCGCGTTGTCGCTGACCGACGACACGAATTTCCGCAGCGGCTTCGAGCCGCTGCTGCCGGGCTGCACGCCGATTCCGTTCAACGATCTCGAGGCGCTCGAGAAGGCGCTGTCGTCGCGCCAGGTCGGCGCCTTCATCGTCGAGCCGATCCAGGGCAAGGGCGTCAACATGCCCACCGACGAGTTCCTGCCCGGCGCGCTGGCGCTGTGCCGCAAATACGGCACGCTGTTCATCGCCGACGAGATCCAGACCGGCATCGGCCGCACCGGAAAATTCCTCGCGATCGAGCATTGGGGCATCGAGCCCGACATGGTGCTGCTCGCGAAGGCGCTGTCCGGCGGCCATGTGCCGATCGGTGCGCTGCTGACGCGCAAGAACATCTTCGACAAGATCTTCAACCAGATGGATCGCGCGGTCGTGCACGGCTCGACCTTCGCGAAGAACGATCTGGCGATGGCCGCCGGGATCGCGACGCTTGATGTCATCAAGGCCGAGAGGCTGGTCGAGAACGCCGCCAAGCGCGGCGCCGAGCTCCGCCTGGCGCTGACGCGCATGGTGCCCGGCTATGAGCTGATGAAGGAGGTCCGCGGCAAGGGCCTGATGATCGGCGTCGAGTTCGGTCCGCCGAAATCGCTGCGGCTGAAGGCGTCGTGGAACCTGCTGGAGACCGCCAACAAGGGCCTGTTCTGCCAGCTGATCACGGTGCCGCTGTTCAAGGATCACAAGATCCTGACCCAGGTCGCCGGCCACGGCCTGCACACCATCAAGTTGCTGCCGCCGTTGACGATCACCGAGGAGGATTGCAGCTGGATCGAGAAGTCGTTCGACGACGTGATCGCCGGCAGCCACAAGGTCCCCGGCGCGATCTGGTCGCTCGGCAAGACGCTGGTCGACAACGCGGTGCGCAAGTCGGCTTGAGAATGGTAGGGCGGGTTAGGCGAAGCCGTAACCCGCCATTTGTTTGTAATCGGCCCGGTGGATTACGCCTTCGGCTAATCCACCCTACAAATCACCCCTCCTTGTTCGCGCGCATCGCGGTCTCGAACTTGTCGCCGAACTCGTTCAGCTCGTCGGCGCCGATATCGCTGACCGCCCAGTAGTTCAGGCCGCGGTCGCTCCAGCTGCGGATATTGAAGCCTTGCAGGGTCGTGATCTTCGCGGGCTTGCGCTCGGTATTCGCGGTCTGCGCCACGAACAGGTTGATGACGTGCTGGCGGCGCTTGTAGACCACGGCGCCGATCTCGCGGGCGTTGACATAGTCGAGCCGGCCGCCGATCAGCGTAAAGCCTTGCGCGGTGAGGTCGATCACCGGCGGCGAAACGTCGAGCTTGCCGTTGAACCAGGGCTTCACCGTATGCTGGTCGGTCGAGACCACGTCGATCAGGTGGCCGGCTTGCAGCGAGCGCAGATGCGCCGACACCACCTCGTTCTCGATGCGCTGCTCGTCGTCATTGCGCATCACGATCGCGATCAGACCGGTCGCCGCCATCGCCGATACCGCCGAGCCCATCGCAAAGCCGCGCAGCACCGAGCGCCGGCTCGGGGTCGCCTGCGTCTGCGGTTGCGGCAGCGCCTTCTCGATCTTGCGGCGCAGCTCGAGCGGCGCCTTGTAGCGCACGTCGCTCTCGGCGATCGCCTGGCGGATCTCCTGATACTCCTTCATCAGCGCGGCACAATGCGCGCATCCTTCGACATGGGCTTCCACTTCGCGTGCATGGCCGGCGTCGAGTTCGCCGTCGATCAGCGCGTGGATCAGCACTTCGGCTTCCTCGCAGGTCATTTCACTTGCTCCTGTTCCGCGAGCCAGGCCGATCGCAGCATGGCGCGGGCGCGCGCGAGGCGGGACATCACGGTGCCGACCGGCACGGCGGCGACATCGGCGATCTCGCGGTATGATAGATTCTGGATTTCCCTGAGCACGAAGGTCTCGCGGAACGGCTCGGCAAGTGCCGCGACCAGCTTGCGCACGGTGTCGCCGTCGAAGCGGCGCAGCAGCTGCTTTTCCGGCGTCTCGGGGGCTTCATTCCACATCGGGGCCTGGTCGCCGCCTTCGGGCAGCTCCTCGACCGCGGTGGGCGCGGTCTTGCGCCGCGCAAATTCGGCCCGGCAGACATTGCGCAAGATCGCGAACAGCCACGGCTTCATCGCAGGTCCCCGATAGCTGTCGAAGTGCTTGTAGGCGCGCAGATAGCATTCCTGCACCGCGTCCTCGGCGTCGGCGGCATCGCGCAGCAGATAGCGCGCCAGCGTGTAGGCGTCATCGAGATAGGGCAGCGCGGCTTCGCGGAAGCGCCGCGCCTTTTCGGGATCGTCTTGCGGCGCGTTGACAACCATCGTGTCCTGCCCGGCATGTCGAGAGACGGCTTGTGCCCGGTCGGCGGCTGTGGGCCACCGGCCGGGCATGGTTGTGATTGTATGGGTGATCACGTTACCCAACCTTGATACTGCCTGTCATGTGCGGATGCAGCGAGCAGAAATACTTGTACTCGCCGGGCTCCGTGAAGGTGAACGAGAAGGTGCCGTCGGTATCCATGGTCTTGGAGCGGAATTTGCCCGCGCACACCACGGTGTGCGGGATGTCGTCGCG
Coding sequences within:
- the hpnH gene encoding adenosyl-hopene transferase HpnH, with amino-acid sequence MAIPFFKEMRIGGYLIKQKLLGRKRYPLVLMLEPLFRCNLACVGCGKIDYPDAILNRRMSAQECWDAADECGAPMVAIPGGEPLIHKEIGEIVRGLVARKKFVSLCTNALLLEKKLDLFEPSPYLFFSVHLDGLKDHHDKAVSQKGVFDRAVSAIKAAKARGFTVNVNATIFDGHPAEEIAKFLDFTTELGVGVSMSPGYAYERAPDQEHFLNRTKTKKLFRDVFALGKGKKWNFMHSGLFLDFLAGNQEYECTPWGMPARNIFGWQKPCYLLGEGYAKTFKELMDTTDWETYGTGKYEKCADCMAHCGYEPTAATAAINNPLKAMWVALRGIKTTGPMAPEIDMSKQRPAQYIFSQQVQKKLSEIRRDEAIAAEQKKAAAAQKASTAA
- the ispH gene encoding 4-hydroxy-3-methylbut-2-enyl diphosphate reductase; the protein is MEVFLAQPRGFCAGVVRAIEIVERALAKYGPPVYVRHEIVHNKYVVESLKKKGAIFVEDLSEVPAKAVTVFSAHGVARSVEEEAAARDLPVLNATCPLVTKVHNQGKRYISKGRALILIGHAGHPEVEGTMGQVPGPVLLVQGVEDVAELRLPVDTPVAYITQTTLSVDDTKDIIAALQARFTDIQGPDIRDICYATQNRQSAVRDLSKLVDVILVVGAANSSNSNRLREIGTEVGVASYLIADGSELNPDWLKDAKAVGITAGASAPEVLVDDVIEALRRIGPVSVSVVPGREENIEFRLPAELTAG
- a CDS encoding MMPL family transporter translates to MLTNIVVSVVRTCTRFALPVVIFSVLLSIGAAFYTARNFSINTDINKLISPDLDWRKRDNQFEEAFDRERLILAVVEAATPELASSAAKALTAKLQADKKNFEAITALGSGEFFERNGLLFLPTEEVGKITAQLESAAPLVEIMAGDPSIRGLTGALETGLAGVKRGQVKLDNAVQPFNLISETVETVLAKGDATFSWRELTSDKPLTDSDKRAFIEVKPIIDYSALEPGKSATDAIRQAAVDLKFPTEYHARVRLTGPVPIANEEYATVQDGAIANGIGTVVIVLIILWLALHSGKIIFAVFVNLFIGLALTTAVGLMMVGSLNLLSIAFAVLFIGLGVDFGIQFSVRYRSERFKNDNLTLALENAARRSAVPLSLAAMATAAGFLCFLPTDYKGISELGKIAGAGMLIAFITSITVLPALLDLLNPPGEKEPVGYAFLAPVDHFLEKHRVPIIVGTLLVTVAGLPLLHYMKFDFNPINLRNKHAESIATFLDLRKDPNTGANAIDVMTRSEEDAKKIEAKLEKLPEVARVMSLGSFVPDDQPAKLKLIAQAAKTLGPALNPDSVDPAPSDQENVESLKSSVDNLRRTAGDDKGPGAIAARRLADALQKLADSTQATRDKAQDVFVAPMKIVFNQLRNTLQAQTVTLQNLPPELVASWKTKDGLMRVEAEPKGDPNDNDNLRRFADAVLAAEPTAIGGPVSILKSGDVIVNAFIHAGILALVTISLLLWLTLRRIVDVLMTLVPLLVAGIVTLEICVLIRLPLNFANIVALPLLLGVGVAFKIYYVTAWRQGRTNLLQSSLTRAIFFSALTTATAFGSLWLSSHPGTASMGKLLALSLVTTLAAVLLFQPALMGKPREAIKEEDIANDVT
- a CDS encoding DUF2147 domain-containing protein, translated to MLHCPRTFARTIAFSGLFLATVVSPALAADPTGDWKVADGVATIRVAQCNGNMWGAVSWEKTPGGKDKNNPDPAKQSRPTLGMPILIDMKKKAGADAWEGQVYNAKDGQLYSSTIKPVGTDQLEIQGCVLGFLCGGETWTRVGPPIPMSVAGNPAAAGTAPKGAAPKSAPSQAQKTTGAVPPAAAIKPGQKQAANAPGAANASVDTIGDICLLPDIARPTH
- the hpnO gene encoding aminobacteriohopanetriol synthase HpnO, which gives rise to MVSSNLDVSEIFVEREGQRGAMHTRHLNEQLVRVLKTIGYDVGFQKGQGQYLFDRQGARYLDLLSGFGVFAIGRNHPALREALKSVLDADLPNLVQLDVSTLAGVLAERLLEHVPYLDKVFFANSGAETVEAAIKFARGATGRPGIVYCGHSFHGLSYGALSLTDDTNFRSGFEPLLPGCTPIPFNDLEALEKALSSRQVGAFIVEPIQGKGVNMPTDEFLPGALALCRKYGTLFIADEIQTGIGRTGKFLAIEHWGIEPDMVLLAKALSGGHVPIGALLTRKNIFDKIFNQMDRAVVHGSTFAKNDLAMAAGIATLDVIKAERLVENAAKRGAELRLALTRMVPGYELMKEVRGKGLMIGVEFGPPKSLRLKASWNLLETANKGLFCQLITVPLFKDHKILTQVAGHGLHTIKLLPPLTITEEDCSWIEKSFDDVIAGSHKVPGAIWSLGKTLVDNAVRKSA
- a CDS encoding anti-sigma factor, translated to MTCEEAEVLIHALIDGELDAGHAREVEAHVEGCAHCAALMKEYQEIRQAIAESDVRYKAPLELRRKIEKALPQPQTQATPSRRSVLRGFAMGSAVSAMAATGLIAIVMRNDDEQRIENEVVSAHLRSLQAGHLIDVVSTDQHTVKPWFNGKLDVSPPVIDLTAQGFTLIGGRLDYVNAREIGAVVYKRRQHVINLFVAQTANTERKPAKITTLQGFNIRSWSDRGLNYWAVSDIGADELNEFGDKFETAMRANKEG
- a CDS encoding sigma-70 family RNA polymerase sigma factor, with product MVVNAPQDDPEKARRFREAALPYLDDAYTLARYLLRDAADAEDAVQECYLRAYKHFDSYRGPAMKPWLFAILRNVCRAEFARRKTAPTAVEELPEGGDQAPMWNEAPETPEKQLLRRFDGDTVRKLVAALAEPFRETFVLREIQNLSYREIADVAAVPVGTVMSRLARARAMLRSAWLAEQEQVK